The Pan paniscus chromosome 15, NHGRI_mPanPan1-v2.0_pri, whole genome shotgun sequence genome includes a window with the following:
- the CGRRF1 gene encoding cell growth regulator with RING finger domain protein 1 isoform X3, which translates to MADCSRDPPTSAFQEVRTTAGITLTTDCLEDSLLTCYWGCSVQKLYEALQKHVYYFRISTPQALEDALYSEYLYQEQYFIKKDSKEEIYCQLPRDTKIEDFGTVPRSRYPLVALLTLADEDDREIYDIISMVSVIHIPDRTYKLSCRILYQYLLLAQGQFHDLKQLFMSANNNFTPSNNSSSEEKNTDRSLLEKVGLSESEVEPSEENSKDCVVCQNGTVNWVLLPCRHTCLCDGCVKYFQQCPMCRQFVQESFALCSQKEQDKDKPKTL; encoded by the exons atggctgactgcagccgtgatcctcctacctcagccttccaagaagtTAGGACCacgg CTGGCATAACCTTGACAACAGATTGCCTTGAAGATAGCCTCCTTACATGCTACTGGGGGTGCAGTGTTCAAAAATTATATGAAGCTCTGCAGAAGCATGTTTATTACTTCAGAATAAGCACTCCCCAAGCATTAGAAGATGCTCTGTATAGTGAATATCTCTATCAGGAACAGTATTT tattaaaaaggatagcaaagaagaaatatattgCCAGTTACCAAGAGATACTAAAATTGAAGACTTTGGTACAGTACCCAGATCTCGCTATCCATTGGTAGCGCTATTGACCTTAGCTGATGAGGATGACCGGGAAATTTATGATATT atttccaTGGTGTCAGTGATTCATATTCCTGATAGGACTTATAAACTATCCTGCAGAATATTGTATCAATATTTACTCTTGGCTCAAGGTCAATTTCATGATCTTAAG CAACTTTTCATGTCTGCAAATAATAATTTCACTCCCTCCAACAATTcctcttcagaagaaaaaaacacagacaGAAGTTTGTTGGAAAAGGTGGGACTCTCTGAAAGTGAAGTTGAGCCATCGGAAGAGAACAGCAAGGACTGTGTTGTTTGCCAGAATGGGACTGTGAACTGGGTACTCTTACCATGCAGACACACATGCCTGTGTGATGGCTGTGTGAAGTATTTTCAGCAGTGCCCAATGTGCAGGCAGTTTGTTCAGGAATCTTTTGCACTTTGCAGTCAAAAAGAGCAAGATAAAGACAAACCGAAGACTCTTTGA
- the CGRRF1 gene encoding cell growth regulator with RING finger domain protein 1 isoform X2, protein MRQVKNPFGLEITNPSSASITTGITLTTDCLEDSLLTCYWGCSVQKLYEALQKHVYYFRISTPQALEDALYSEYLYQEQYFIKKDSKEEIYCQLPRDTKIEDFGTVPRSRYPLVALLTLADEDDREIYDIISMVSVIHIPDRTYKLSCRILYQYLLLAQGQFHDLKQLFMSANNNFTPSNNSSSEEKNTDRSLLEKVGLSESEVEPSEENSKDCVVCQNGTVNWVLLPCRHTCLCDGCVKYFQQCPMCRQFVQESFALCSQKEQDKDKPKTL, encoded by the exons ATGAGACAAGTCAAGAATCCTTTTGGCTTAGAGATCACTAATCCATCTTCAGCTTCAATTACAA CTGGCATAACCTTGACAACAGATTGCCTTGAAGATAGCCTCCTTACATGCTACTGGGGGTGCAGTGTTCAAAAATTATATGAAGCTCTGCAGAAGCATGTTTATTACTTCAGAATAAGCACTCCCCAAGCATTAGAAGATGCTCTGTATAGTGAATATCTCTATCAGGAACAGTATTT tattaaaaaggatagcaaagaagaaatatattgCCAGTTACCAAGAGATACTAAAATTGAAGACTTTGGTACAGTACCCAGATCTCGCTATCCATTGGTAGCGCTATTGACCTTAGCTGATGAGGATGACCGGGAAATTTATGATATT atttccaTGGTGTCAGTGATTCATATTCCTGATAGGACTTATAAACTATCCTGCAGAATATTGTATCAATATTTACTCTTGGCTCAAGGTCAATTTCATGATCTTAAG CAACTTTTCATGTCTGCAAATAATAATTTCACTCCCTCCAACAATTcctcttcagaagaaaaaaacacagacaGAAGTTTGTTGGAAAAGGTGGGACTCTCTGAAAGTGAAGTTGAGCCATCGGAAGAGAACAGCAAGGACTGTGTTGTTTGCCAGAATGGGACTGTGAACTGGGTACTCTTACCATGCAGACACACATGCCTGTGTGATGGCTGTGTGAAGTATTTTCAGCAGTGCCCAATGTGCAGGCAGTTTGTTCAGGAATCTTTTGCACTTTGCAGTCAAAAAGAGCAAGATAAAGACAAACCGAAGACTCTTTGA